In Prosthecobacter sp. SYSU 5D2, one genomic interval encodes:
- a CDS encoding MFS transporter, protein MSQTAPLLDDNAPWYKLLTSYHWFVFIVASLAWLFDCLDQQLFLLARNGAMKALLPPDMDPIKYGGYATSIFVAGWATGGLIFGSVGDRIGRAKTLTMTVLIYSVCTGLSAFSKGWIDFAIYRFLTGLGVGGVFGLAVALVADTLPDRARTGALGTLQALSAVGNVTAGLVSMYMGHLEGMKTIEPGTAWKYMFLVGAAPAFLCVFIQMRLKEPEKWVKARAAGKAAGVKFGSYSALLGDVRWRKNALLGMLLCISGVIGLWGIGFFSPELVGDVMQRSLEAEGVPAAEIAGQKTTWIGINSIVQNIGAFIGMLLFTKFAQSLGRKKAFAIAFVLALVSTVGYFQMFNGRGDIWMSAVMGGCQLALFAGFAIYLPELFPTSLRSTGTSFCYNVGRFVAASGPFTLGSLQAALKAGATTPEAKLDAFRNACSYMSVVFVIGLIALMFLPETKGRAMPED, encoded by the coding sequence ATGAGCCAGACTGCACCTCTCCTCGACGACAACGCCCCGTGGTATAAACTCCTGACCTCGTATCACTGGTTTGTTTTTATTGTGGCCTCCCTGGCGTGGCTGTTCGACTGCCTGGACCAGCAGCTTTTCCTGCTGGCACGCAATGGGGCAATGAAGGCGCTGCTGCCGCCTGACATGGACCCGATCAAGTATGGTGGGTATGCGACATCCATCTTTGTGGCGGGCTGGGCGACGGGGGGACTGATCTTTGGGTCCGTGGGTGACCGGATCGGACGGGCGAAGACGCTGACGATGACCGTGCTGATCTACTCAGTGTGTACGGGTCTTTCGGCCTTTTCCAAAGGGTGGATTGATTTTGCGATCTACCGTTTCCTGACGGGCCTCGGTGTGGGCGGGGTGTTTGGCCTGGCAGTGGCGCTGGTGGCGGATACGCTGCCTGACCGCGCACGCACGGGCGCTCTGGGGACTTTGCAGGCGTTGTCTGCCGTGGGCAACGTAACGGCTGGCCTGGTGAGCATGTACATGGGCCACCTTGAGGGCATGAAAACCATCGAGCCCGGGACGGCCTGGAAGTATATGTTCCTGGTGGGGGCGGCTCCGGCTTTCCTCTGTGTCTTTATCCAGATGCGACTGAAAGAGCCGGAGAAGTGGGTGAAGGCCCGCGCTGCTGGCAAGGCGGCAGGGGTGAAATTCGGTTCCTACTCGGCCCTGCTGGGCGATGTACGCTGGCGGAAGAATGCGCTCCTGGGAATGCTACTGTGCATTTCTGGCGTCATCGGCCTGTGGGGTATCGGGTTCTTCAGCCCGGAATTGGTGGGAGATGTGATGCAGCGCTCGTTGGAGGCTGAAGGTGTGCCTGCGGCCGAGATCGCCGGCCAGAAGACGACCTGGATCGGGATCAACTCGATTGTGCAGAACATCGGGGCATTCATCGGCATGCTGCTGTTCACGAAGTTTGCGCAATCCTTGGGTCGCAAGAAAGCCTTCGCGATTGCCTTCGTGCTGGCCTTGGTGAGCACGGTCGGTTATTTCCAGATGTTTAATGGCCGGGGTGATATCTGGATGAGTGCGGTGATGGGCGGTTGCCAGCTCGCCTTGTTTGCCGGATTTGCGATTTATTTGCCGGAGCTGTTCCCGACCAGCCTGCGCAGCACGGGGACGAGCTTTTGTTATAACGTGGGCCGTTTTGTGGCGGCCAGCGGACCCTTTACCCTAGGCAGTCTGCAGGCGGCCCTGAAAGCGGGGGCGACGACGCCTGAGGCGAAGCTGGACGCCTTCCGCAACGCCTGCAGCTACATGAGCGTGGTGTTTGTGATCGGCCTGATCGCCCTGATGTTCCTGCCTGAAACGAAAGGCCGGGCAATGCCGGAAGATTGA
- a CDS encoding DUF1080 domain-containing protein: MFPPARTATLILLALAIRLTGTLSCPAQAAEPQEEWVSLFNGKDLQGWTIKIAKHPLGENFADTFRVEDGILKVSYDGYEKFDQQYGHLFTNLAYSRYILRLEYRFTGSMMTDAPKYVNLNSGVMLHAQPPQSMRFDQGFPASLEIQFLADEGKGPRSTGNLCTPGTHVEMGGELITKHIVKSSAPTFPADEWVRMEVEVHGHEEIIHRVNGVEVLRYQHPQLDPDCKIAPASDITAAGGPLKLRSGHIALQAEGQPVWFRKIELKSLEKP, encoded by the coding sequence ATGTTCCCACCCGCCCGAACCGCCACCCTCATCCTGCTGGCCCTCGCCATCCGCCTAACCGGTACCTTGTCATGCCCCGCGCAGGCAGCCGAACCTCAGGAAGAATGGGTGTCGTTGTTCAACGGCAAGGATCTCCAGGGATGGACCATCAAAATAGCCAAGCATCCCCTGGGCGAAAACTTTGCCGATACCTTCCGGGTGGAAGACGGCATCCTCAAAGTCAGCTACGATGGCTACGAAAAGTTCGACCAGCAGTATGGGCACCTCTTCACAAACCTCGCCTACTCCCGCTACATCCTGCGCCTGGAGTATCGTTTCACCGGCAGCATGATGACGGATGCGCCCAAGTATGTGAACCTGAACAGCGGCGTCATGCTGCACGCCCAGCCGCCCCAAAGCATGCGCTTTGACCAGGGTTTCCCCGCCAGCCTGGAGATACAGTTCCTGGCCGATGAAGGCAAAGGCCCCCGCTCCACCGGCAACCTCTGCACCCCCGGCACCCACGTGGAAATGGGCGGCGAACTCATCACCAAACACATCGTCAAATCCAGCGCCCCCACCTTTCCTGCTGATGAATGGGTGCGCATGGAGGTGGAGGTGCACGGCCATGAGGAAATCATCCACCGCGTGAATGGCGTGGAAGTCCTCCGCTACCAGCACCCGCAGCTCGACCCAGACTGCAAGATCGCCCCCGCCAGCGACATCACTGCTGCAGGCGGCCCCCTCAAGCTCCGCTCTGGTCACATCGCACTTCAGGCTGAAGGCCAGCCCGTCTGGTTCCGCAAGATTGAGCTGAAATCACTCGAAAAACCGTAA
- a CDS encoding DUF1801 domain-containing protein, whose protein sequence is MQKNEQGVVLLSGGNPQIAKGDGDEPVQAYIAAMPGWKSALGKRLDEIITRSVPDVRKAVRWNSPFYGSEGGGWFVTFHVLTRYVKVTFFDGTSLQPIPPGGTPKSKEARWIDIYEADELDESQMTGWVKQASALPGWVP, encoded by the coding sequence ATGCAGAAAAATGAGCAGGGGGTGGTCCTCCTCTCCGGGGGGAATCCGCAGATTGCGAAGGGGGATGGGGATGAGCCCGTGCAGGCTTATATTGCAGCGATGCCGGGGTGGAAGAGTGCACTGGGCAAGCGGCTGGATGAGATCATCACCCGGAGCGTGCCGGATGTGCGCAAGGCGGTGAGATGGAACTCGCCCTTTTATGGGAGCGAGGGCGGGGGCTGGTTTGTGACCTTTCATGTGCTGACACGGTATGTGAAAGTGACCTTTTTCGACGGCACGTCCCTGCAGCCCATCCCACCCGGCGGCACGCCTAAAAGCAAAGAGGCGCGCTGGATCGACATCTACGAAGCTGATGAACTGGATGAATCGCAGATGACAGGCTGGGTGAAGCAGGCGTCGGCATTGCCAGGGTGGGTGCCGTAG
- a CDS encoding SRPBCC domain-containing protein — MEPGSSGCDIINSRTYLHPRERVFEAFSDPVRLARWWGPKGFTNSFHTFDFQPGGQWQLTMYSPDGHDFKNECVFQEITMPGRIVIEHVSAPKYVLAVTLEKAGDGTRLLWVQRFE; from the coding sequence ATGGAACCTGGCAGTTCAGGCTGCGATATCATCAACTCCCGCACCTACCTGCATCCGCGTGAACGGGTGTTTGAGGCGTTTTCAGATCCTGTCCGGCTGGCCCGGTGGTGGGGGCCGAAGGGGTTCACCAACAGCTTTCATACTTTCGATTTTCAACCGGGAGGCCAATGGCAATTAACCATGTACAGCCCCGACGGACATGACTTTAAAAACGAGTGTGTCTTTCAGGAAATCACCATGCCTGGACGGATCGTTATCGAGCACGTCTCAGCCCCCAAATATGTGCTGGCAGTGACACTGGAAAAGGCGGGTGATGGTACGAGGTTGCTCTGGGTGCAGCGGTTTGAGTAG
- a CDS encoding PEP-CTERM sorting domain-containing protein: MNTCKKQCDVKMGIRNCGLALVLAFSVATSAQAQLISSGEFFNPDFDARGAGGSNLLDLTVDTATQFQNVTPTQTDGRVSWTHTAQGLVQAGLRVDILFIETQVADVTLAAYTQTAADSLIFGRQLTVNTLVDGFDGLLNGVVSNVVGASAINQWNSIADVTSLTLNEGVLYSASFSVSSGSGLNLDALSAANFTLLSGGVVIQNINAVETLNVLDLLTIGGGTATVDFQFYAPEGGLDELTFEFDAATVANVALLGGITGNQTVMEFNSFSVAPVPEPGSLALAAVGFMVLLRRRRFRGV, encoded by the coding sequence ATGAATACGTGCAAAAAACAATGCGATGTGAAGATGGGGATCAGAAATTGCGGATTGGCCCTTGTTTTGGCTTTTTCCGTGGCAACCTCAGCTCAGGCACAATTGATATCCTCCGGGGAATTCTTTAATCCCGACTTTGATGCGCGCGGTGCGGGAGGATCCAATTTGCTGGATCTAACCGTTGATACGGCCACGCAGTTTCAAAATGTCACCCCAACACAAACAGACGGCAGGGTGTCGTGGACCCATACGGCCCAAGGGTTGGTCCAGGCAGGACTGCGGGTGGACATTCTGTTTATCGAAACGCAAGTCGCGGATGTAACTCTGGCGGCCTACACCCAAACGGCGGCTGACAGTCTGATCTTTGGTAGGCAGCTAACCGTGAACACGCTGGTTGACGGCTTTGATGGCTTGCTCAATGGCGTGGTGAGCAATGTGGTCGGGGCCAGTGCGATCAATCAATGGAACTCAATCGCCGATGTGACAAGCCTGACGTTGAACGAAGGGGTGCTTTACTCAGCCAGTTTCTCCGTTTCGAGCGGGAGCGGGCTGAATCTGGATGCGCTGAGCGCGGCAAATTTCACGTTGCTTAGCGGCGGGGTCGTGATTCAGAATATCAATGCAGTGGAAACGCTGAATGTGCTGGATCTGCTGACGATTGGCGGGGGAACGGCGACGGTGGATTTTCAGTTTTATGCGCCGGAGGGCGGGCTGGATGAACTGACCTTTGAATTTGACGCCGCGACAGTGGCGAATGTGGCCCTGCTGGGAGGTATCACCGGGAACCAAACGGTCATGGAGTTCAACTCGTTCTCCGTGGCCCCGGTGCCGGAACCTGGGAGTCTGGCGCTGGCTGCGGTGGGCTTCATGGTGCTGCTGCGCCGCCGCCGGTTCCGTGGGGTATGA